A genomic window from Maridesulfovibrio sp. includes:
- a CDS encoding DUF3536 domain-containing protein — protein MSAKFLCIHGHFYQPPREDPWLDMIFPEGSAAPFRHWNERICRESYAPLAWARRMGSDGIFDIINCYEWISFNVGPTLFRWIERSEPLLYSKILEGDALSLKRWGHGNAIAQVYHHAIMPLASDLDRDVEVAWAVADFESRFKRKPEGMWLSETACNTETLETLADHDITFTLLAPRQAAAIAEIGSDDWQEVNEFSINIKEPYLVELPSGKTISIFFYDGSVSQAVAYEGLLKNGDDFWNKIVSVSAEGLLSIGTDGETYGHHVTFGEMALAYVLSQGIEERNGLSLLNYGAYLEQHPPKYKVKIRENSSWSCYHGIERWRSDCGCCTGGHPGWNQQWRKPLREGLDAIKKLLDAHYFNLGDKIFKNPCAALIDYGTLLSGSVSEEDFFDNHFKVEESSPDVDFGWKLLSMQKWGLSSFASCGWFFDDLARLEPVNNMGFALRAIELAKETGLIGLEEKFLSIVGEAYSNEERYGSAIDIWNNKIKPQSETPGSLIGQALSRLYVEGVLPQSGEEGRISWPGVSVHIETSDSSMIMARGSAEIKWHLESEIKNFNWKWDKAERILTGSVEISHPGGQIEHFPLNDISWKKKQSISISWVQRVAQSAWQTQIMNSGCGPVLFGDFEDYQTRHTLEQHWKKIWTGLVWSYIFSGDNISEEFLEFVVSIGRDHPDRDYFVEQLNRQICSMIRSEFSLRENLCGVLERVQQVQLPLDMWKIQNCYWDESLVVKNDPELSKILGFDL, from the coding sequence ATGTCAGCTAAATTTTTGTGCATCCATGGCCATTTTTATCAGCCTCCTAGAGAAGATCCTTGGCTGGATATGATTTTTCCGGAAGGGAGTGCCGCCCCTTTTCGTCACTGGAATGAACGTATATGCCGCGAAAGTTATGCTCCACTGGCATGGGCCAGACGTATGGGCAGCGATGGCATATTTGATATAATCAACTGCTATGAATGGATAAGTTTTAATGTTGGGCCGACCTTATTCCGCTGGATAGAACGATCAGAACCTTTGCTGTATTCTAAAATACTGGAAGGAGATGCCCTTAGTTTAAAACGTTGGGGACATGGTAATGCCATAGCGCAGGTTTACCACCACGCAATTATGCCACTTGCTTCGGATCTTGACCGCGATGTTGAAGTTGCATGGGCCGTTGCTGATTTTGAATCACGTTTTAAACGTAAGCCAGAAGGAATGTGGCTGTCGGAGACAGCTTGTAATACTGAAACTCTCGAAACTCTTGCAGACCACGATATCACTTTTACTTTACTTGCTCCCCGGCAAGCTGCTGCTATTGCTGAGATAGGTTCAGATGACTGGCAGGAAGTTAATGAATTTTCGATCAATATTAAAGAACCCTATCTTGTTGAATTGCCCTCGGGAAAAACCATTTCCATTTTCTTTTACGATGGTAGTGTCTCACAGGCCGTCGCGTATGAAGGACTACTCAAGAACGGTGATGATTTCTGGAACAAGATTGTTAGCGTCTCCGCGGAAGGTTTGCTTTCCATCGGCACTGACGGTGAGACTTACGGTCATCACGTAACGTTTGGAGAAATGGCTTTAGCGTATGTTTTATCCCAGGGTATTGAGGAACGCAACGGGCTTTCTTTGCTGAATTATGGGGCTTACCTTGAGCAGCACCCACCAAAATATAAAGTTAAAATTCGCGAGAATTCTTCATGGAGCTGCTATCATGGCATTGAACGCTGGCGCAGTGATTGCGGTTGTTGCACTGGAGGACATCCCGGTTGGAATCAGCAGTGGAGAAAGCCATTACGTGAAGGTCTTGACGCTATAAAAAAACTTTTGGACGCACATTATTTCAATCTTGGCGACAAAATTTTTAAAAACCCCTGCGCAGCTTTAATTGATTACGGAACCCTGCTAAGCGGATCTGTTTCCGAAGAAGATTTCTTCGACAATCACTTTAAAGTTGAAGAGAGCAGCCCGGATGTTGACTTCGGCTGGAAGTTGCTTTCAATGCAAAAATGGGGACTTTCATCCTTCGCCAGTTGCGGGTGGTTTTTTGATGACCTTGCTCGTCTGGAACCTGTTAATAATATGGGTTTTGCCTTGAGAGCCATTGAATTAGCAAAAGAGACGGGCTTGATTGGTCTGGAAGAAAAATTTCTGTCCATTGTGGGAGAGGCATATTCAAATGAGGAGCGATACGGTTCGGCTATCGACATCTGGAATAATAAAATCAAACCTCAGAGCGAAACTCCCGGCAGTTTGATTGGACAGGCTTTGAGTCGTCTTTATGTTGAAGGTGTCTTGCCTCAGTCAGGAGAAGAGGGGCGTATCAGTTGGCCTGGTGTCTCTGTACATATAGAAACTAGTGATAGTTCAATGATCATGGCTCGAGGAAGCGCTGAAATAAAATGGCATTTGGAATCAGAAATAAAAAATTTCAACTGGAAATGGGATAAAGCTGAACGGATTCTTACCGGATCGGTCGAGATCAGCCATCCGGGAGGGCAGATTGAACACTTCCCGCTGAATGATATTTCGTGGAAGAAAAAACAATCAATATCTATCTCTTGGGTCCAAAGAGTAGCGCAAAGTGCTTGGCAAACACAGATTATGAACTCAGGATGTGGCCCTGTTTTATTTGGTGATTTTGAAGATTATCAGACCCGCCATACTCTTGAGCAACACTGGAAAAAAATATGGACCGGTCTGGTTTGGAGTTATATTTTTTCTGGGGACAACATTTCTGAAGAATTTTTAGAATTTGTTGTATCGATAGGCAGGGATCATCCTGATCGGGATTATTTTGTTGAACAATTGAATAGACAGATCTGCTCTATGATTCGATCTGAATTTTCGCTTCGGGAAAACCTGTGTGGAGTTCTAGAACGTGTACAACAAGTACAGCTTCCACTTGATATGTGGAAAATTCAGAATTGTTATTGGGATGAATCACTTGTTGTCAAAAATGATCCAGAATTATCTAAAATACTCGGTTTTGATTTATAA
- a CDS encoding GNAT family N-acetyltransferase — MLITDVSKNDYDELIQVWENSVQATHEFLSEEDINFLRPLILEQYFDAVTLKCVRNDFGEILGFCGIADGNLEMLFIRPESRGQGIGSTLCRYAITQLGVDKVDVNEQNPKALGFYEHIGFKVVGRSEFDGQGKPFPLLHLELDV; from the coding sequence ATGCTTATTACAGATGTGAGTAAAAATGATTATGATGAATTGATCCAAGTCTGGGAAAATTCTGTGCAGGCGACCCATGAGTTCCTATCAGAAGAAGATATAAATTTTTTACGCCCTCTGATACTTGAACAATATTTTGATGCGGTAACATTGAAATGCGTGCGAAATGATTTCGGTGAGATTCTCGGATTTTGCGGTATTGCCGACGGTAATCTGGAAATGTTGTTTATTCGACCTGAGAGCAGGGGGCAAGGTATCGGTTCAACCTTATGTCGCTATGCCATTACTCAACTTGGAGTGGATAAAGTTGATGTGAATGAGCAGAATCCAAAAGCACTTGGCTTTTACGAGCATATTGGGTTCAAGGTTGTCGGAAGATCTGAATTTGACGGACAGGGGAAGCCTTTTCCTTTGCTTCATCTGGAGTTGGACGTTTAA